A genomic stretch from Setaria viridis chromosome 1, Setaria_viridis_v4.0, whole genome shotgun sequence includes:
- the LOC117856921 gene encoding cell number regulator 1 isoform X1 has translation MYPSAPPDAYNKFTTGAPPTAPPPAAYQQHGANMNPSRPGGALRTWSTGLFHCMDDPGNCLITCLCPCITFGQIADIVDKGTCSCIASGLLYGLICASTGMGCLYSCLYRSRLRAEYDLEEGECPDFLVHCCCEHLALCQEYRELKNRGFDLGIGWDANVDRQRRGVAGGAVMGAPAMPLGMIR, from the exons ATGTATCCCTCGGCCCCTCCGGACGCGTATAACAAGTTCACCACCGGAGCTCCGccaacggcgccgccgccggcagcgtaCCAGCAGCACGGGGCGAACATGAACCCTTCGCGCCCCGGCGGCGCGCTGAGGACGTGGTCCACCGGCCTTTTCCACTGCATGGACGACCCGGGGAACT GTCTCATCACTTGCCTGTGCCCCTGCATCACGTTCGGCCAGATCGCTGACATCGTGGACAAAGGAACCTGCT CGTGTATTGCGAGTGGGCTGCTCTATGGGCTCATCTGCGCCTCGACGGGGATGGGGTGCCTCTACTCGTGCCTCTATCGATCCAGGCTGAGGGCCGAGTACGACCTGGAGGAGGGGGAGTGCCCCGACTTCCTGGTGCACTGCTGCTGCGAGCACCTGGCGCTGTGCCAGGAGTACCGCGAGCTCAAGAACCGCGGCTTCGACCTGGGGATCG GTTGGGATGCCAACGTGGATCGGCAGAGGCGAGGCGTCGCCGGAGGCGCGGTGATGGGGGCGCCGGCCATGCCGCTCGGCATGATTAGATAG
- the LOC117864009 gene encoding probable calcium-binding protein CML17, translating to MAFMRYYRGLPQGETTVEEFRAWLSQFDADGDGRISREELEEALRSVNLWFAWWKAREAMRAVDANRNGAVDADEMGRLYAFAYKHLHIKMSQLEE from the coding sequence ATGGCGTTCATGCGGTACTACCGCGGGCTGCCGCAGGGGGAGACGACGGTGGAGGAGTTCAGGGCGTGGCTGAGCCAGTTCgacgcggacggcgacggccggaTCAGTcgggaggagctggaggaggcgcTGCGAAGCGTCAACCTGTGGTTCGCGTGGTGGAAGGCGAGGGAGGCGATGCGCGCGGTCGACGCCAACCGCAACGGCGCCGTGGACGCTGACGAGATGGGCAGGCTTTACGCCTTCGCGTACAAGCACCTCCACATCAAGATGAGCCAGCTGGAGGAGTAG
- the LOC117839227 gene encoding probable fucosyltransferase 8, giving the protein MDVKRSRSPRAPPGGDDDKKRAAAAGWRGSGVRPEMVLVGFLLTLPLLFLVFGGRWGSSSSSSAFPSPSSSSTPVVSRHVAAGDRGATPQSQRPEAVTPKNLSASSPSPDKLLGGLLSSASDESSCQSRYKSNLYRKPSPFPLSPYLAQKLRKYEAYHKKCGPGTKRYRRAIKQLKSGRNADDSECKYVVWFPCNGLGNRMLTIASTFLYALLTDRVLLTHVAPEQEGLFCEPFPGSSWVLPGDFPENNPHKLHIGAPESYANMLKSGAVRNDDPRSVPASSLPPYVYLHVEQFQLKLSDNVFCDEDQAMLSKFTWMILKSDSYFAPALFLTPMFEEELARMFPQKEAVFHHLGRYLFHPTNRVWGIIRRYYEAYLARVDEKIGFQIRIFPEKPIKFENMYDQLTRCIREQRLLPELGTVEPPANTTSGEAGKVKAVLIASLYSGYYEKIRGMYYESPTKTGEIVAVFQPSHEEQQQYTSNEHNQKALAEIYLLSYCDKIAMSAWSTFGYVAYSFAGVKPWILLRPDWNKEVSEVACVRSPSVEPCLHSPPLLGCRAKRDVDVAAVKPYVRHCEDVGFGLKLFDS; this is encoded by the exons aTGGACGTGAAGCGGTCGCGGAGCCCTCGGGCTCcgcccggcggcgacgacgacaagaagcgcgccgccgccgccgggtggcGCGGCTCCGGCGTCCGCCCGGAGATGGTGCTGGTCGGCTTCCTCCTCACGctgcccctcctcttcctcgtcttCGGCGGCCGatggggcagcagcagcagcagcagcgccttcCCCTCGCCCTCCTCGTCTTCTACGCCCGTCGTCTCCCgccacgtcgccgccggcgaccgcggCGCGACGCCTCAGAGCCAGA GACCAGAAGCCGTTACACCCAAAAACCTCTCTGCATCATCTCCGTCCCCGGACAAGCTTCTGGGAGGACTGCTCTCGTCGGCATCCGACGAATCCTCCTGCCAGAGCCGCTACAAATCGAACCTCTACCGGAAGCCATCCCCGTTCCCGCTCTCCCCCTACCTCGCGCAGAAGCTGCGCAAGTACGAGGCCTACCACAAGAAGTGCGGGCCGGGGACCAAGCGCTACCGGCGCGCCATCAAGCAGCTCAAGTCCGGGCGCAACGCCGACGACTCCGAGTGCAAGTACGTGGTGTGGTTCCCCTGCAACGGGCTCGGCAACCGCATGCTCACCATAGCCTCCACCTTCCTCTACGCTCTGCTCACCGACCGTGTGCTCCTCACCCACGTCGCGCCGGAGCAGGAGGGCCTCTTCTGCGAGCCGTTCCCGGGCAGCTCGTGGGTGCTCCCGGGGGACTTCCCGGAGAACAACCCCCACAAGCTCCACATTGGCGCGCCGGAGAGCTACGCCAACATGCTCAAGAGCGGCGCCGTCCGCAACGACGACCCCCGCAGCGTGCCGGCGTCGTCGCTGCCGCCCTACGTCTACCTCCACGTCGAGCAGTTCCAGCTGAAGCTCTCCGACAACGTCTTCTGCGACGAGGACCAGGCAATGCTGAGCAAGTTCACCTGGATGATCCTCAAGTCCGACAGCTACTTCGCGCCGGCGCTGTTCCTGACGCCCATGTTCGAGGAGGAGCTCGCGAGAATGTTCCCGCAGAAGGAGGCCGTGTTCCATCACCTGGGACGGTACCTCTTCCATCCGACGAACAGGGTCTGGGGGATCATCAGAAGATACTACGAAGCGTACCTTGCCAGAGTGGACGAGAAGATCGGGTTCCAGATCAGGATCTTCCCGGAGAAGCCGATCAAGTTCGAGAACATGTACGATCAGCTGACGAGGTGCATCAGGGAGCAGCGGCTGTTGCCGGAGCTCGGCACCGTCGAGCCGCCGGCGAACACGACGTCCGGCGAGGCCGGGAAGGTGAAGGCCGTCCTGATCGCGTCCCTGTACTCGGGGTACTACGAGAAGATCCGGGGCATGTACTACGAGAGCCCCACCAAGACGGGGGAGATCGTGGCGGTGTTCCAGCCGAGCcacgaggagcagcagcagtacACGTCGAACGAGCACAACCAGAAGGCGCTGGCGGAGATCTACCTGCTGAGCTACTGCGACAAGATCGCGATGAGCGCGTGGTCCACCTTCGGGTACGTCGCCTACAGTTTCGCCGGCGTGAAGCCGTGGATCCTGCTCCGGCCGGACTGGAACAAGGAGGTCTCCGAGGTGGCGTGCGTCCGGTCCCCGTCCGTGGAGCCGTGCCTGCACTCGCCGCCCCTGCTCGGGTGCAGGGCCAAGAGGGACGTCGACGTGGCCGCCGTCAAGCCGTACGTCCGGCACTGTGAGGACGTCGGGTTCGGCCTCAAGCTGTTCGATAGCTGA
- the LOC117856921 gene encoding cell number regulator 1 isoform X2: protein MYPSAPPDAYNKFTTGAPPTAPPPAAYQQHGANMNPSRPGGALRTWSTGLFHCMDDPGNCLITCLCPCITFGQIADIVDKGTCSCIASGLLYGLICASTGMGCLYSCLYRSRLRAEYDLEEGECPDFLVHCCCEHLALCQEYRELKNRGFDLGIGRTE, encoded by the exons ATGTATCCCTCGGCCCCTCCGGACGCGTATAACAAGTTCACCACCGGAGCTCCGccaacggcgccgccgccggcagcgtaCCAGCAGCACGGGGCGAACATGAACCCTTCGCGCCCCGGCGGCGCGCTGAGGACGTGGTCCACCGGCCTTTTCCACTGCATGGACGACCCGGGGAACT GTCTCATCACTTGCCTGTGCCCCTGCATCACGTTCGGCCAGATCGCTGACATCGTGGACAAAGGAACCTGCT CGTGTATTGCGAGTGGGCTGCTCTATGGGCTCATCTGCGCCTCGACGGGGATGGGGTGCCTCTACTCGTGCCTCTATCGATCCAGGCTGAGGGCCGAGTACGACCTGGAGGAGGGGGAGTGCCCCGACTTCCTGGTGCACTGCTGCTGCGAGCACCTGGCGCTGTGCCAGGAGTACCGCGAGCTCAAGAACCGCGGCTTCGACCTGGGGATCG GACGAACGGAGTAG